A genomic region of Lonchura striata isolate bLonStr1 chromosome 8, bLonStr1.mat, whole genome shotgun sequence contains the following coding sequences:
- the MARCHF7 gene encoding E3 ubiquitin-protein ligase MARCHF7 isoform X2, with product MIGMSLYRIQRMESKPSRIPRRISVQASSSPVGSRTGNSLSGAYSTRESSWRLESGYQESSLLNSSSRDWRFGERDTHETPWKLTASSPTRYSGTLDHPHSGRFLGSRSRLSTSSSSHFTSGCYGESERTQGAYSRLHSQQQDSDSKRPKLSCTSTSSVRSNGLTAFSDSSWRYSRIPRSSSVMLGSLGTDLVRERTQLERRTDLSVNNLVDPSYGNSDFSPSAYIQDRPASSYAEGARPKENSLSTLRLNATMNHQLPSDHQPSFFNRDSNMSSSRSSYSSRQRRNELESPQRSVQPAFSLTAARDEIPSSSGSERILSSQRSLNESAADSEGRRTTRQLLSRLASSMSSTFFSRRSSQDPLHARSLGSEESTVVPGIQATALSSSNGAATPEVTGLQSSEASQGFSFLGRRWGLSGVSQNRNSDSDGESYRPDNESRSTGSWLSSSLRNRCTPLFTRRRREGRDESARISTPDTTARSQHFFRRRESATASPPDSAPSGRSSGILPASLFRFAVPPTLGSSLSDNLMITVDIIPSGWNQSDGQESGKSKIPPSRDPERLQKIKESLLLEDSEDEEGDLCRICQMSSASSDNLLIEPCKCTGSLQYVHQECMKKWLQSKINSGSSLEAVTTCELCKEKLHLNLEDFDIHELYRAHANEQADYEFISSGLYLVVLLHLCEQRFSDMLGTAIEASTRVRLLKMTLKTDAGRTFLLQETNGIAAEMLKWQEQHQYAFFYSSP from the exons ATGATCGGTATGTCTTTGTACAGGATACAAAGAATGGAGTCAAAACCCTCAAGAATTCCTCGCAGGATATCTGTTCAGGCTTCCAGCTCTCCTGTAGGATCTAGAACTGGAAACAGTTTATCTGGTGCATATAGTACAAGAGAATCTTCATGGAGATTAGAATCTGGATACCAG GAATCCAGTTTATTGAATAGTTCCAGTAGAGACTGGAGATTTGGAGAAAGGGACACCCATGAAACTCCTTGGAAACTTACAGCATCGTCTCCAACTCGCTACTCAGGGACACTTGATCACCCTCATTCTGGAAGATTTTTGGGAAGCAGAAGCAGATTG TCTACATCTTCTTCCTCTCATTTCACATCTGGGTGTTATGGTGAGTCTGAGAGAACTCAGGGAGCATATTCAAGACTGCATAGCCAGCAGCAAGATAGTGATTCAAAGAGACCTAAACTATCTTGTACATCTACCTCTTCTGTGAGAAGTAATGGCTTGACTGCCTTTTCAG aTTCCTCATGGAGATACAGTAGGATTCCTAGATCTTCATCAGTAATGCTTGGCTCCCTTGGAACTGATCTGGTGAGAGAGCGAACACAGTTAGAAAGAAGAACAGATCTGTCTGTTAATAACCTGGTGGATCCCAGCTACGGGAACAGTGATTTTTCACCTTCAGCAT ATATTCAAGACAGGCCTGCCTCTTCATATGCAGAGGGAGCAAGACCAAAAGAGAACTCATTAAGCACTTTGAGGCTGAATGCAACCATGAACCACCAGTTGCCTTCTGATCATCAGCCATCTTTTTTCAACAGAGACTCTAACATGAGCTCTTCAAGATCCAGCTATTCTTCAAGACAAAGGAGAAATGAATTGGAATCTCCCCAGAGGAGTGTGCAGCCAGCATTTTCTCTTACTGCTGCTAGAGATGAAATCCCTTCCTCAAGTGGTTCTGAAAGGATTTTATCTTCTCAGAGGTCATTGAATGAGTCTGCAGCTGACAGTGAAGGGAGGCGCACAACCAGACAGCTGCTGTCTCGTTTAGCATCTAGTATGTCATCTACATTTTTCTCTCGAAGGTCTAGCCAAGACCCATTGCATGCAAGGTCATTAGGCTCTGAAGAGTCAACAGTGGTCCCAGGAAttcaagctactgctctgtcaaGTAGTAATGGAGCTGCAACTCCAGAAGTTACAGGACTTCAGTCATCTGAAGCTTCTCAGGGGTTCAGTTTTCTTGGACGAAGATGGGGTTTATCAGGAGTTTCACAGAATCGCAACTCTGATTCTGATGGGGAAAGTTACAGACCAGACAATGAAAGTAGAAGCACGGGATCCTGGTTGTCATCCTCTTTGAGGAACAGATGTACACCTCTCTTTAccagaagaagaagagaaggaagagatgaATCTGCAAGGATCTCTACCCCTGATACAACTGCTAGATCACAACATTTCTTCAGAAGGAGAGAGTCAG CTACTGCCTCCCCACCAGATTCAGCCCCCAGTGGAAGAAGTTCGGGAATTCTGCCTGCTTCTCTCTTTCGCTTTGCAGTGCCTCCAACATTAGGAAGCAGTCTGTCTGACAATCTTATGATAACTGTAGATATTATTCCCTCTGGCTGGAATCAGTCTGATGGACAAGAAAGTGGCAAGTCTAAAATACCACCTTCAAGAGATCCGGAAAGACTccagaaaattaaagaaag CCTGCTTTTAGAAGATTCTGAAGATGAAGAGGGTGACTTATGCAGAATCTGTCAGATGTCCTCTGCAAGTTCTGACAACCTTTTAATAGAGCCATGCAAATGCACTGGAAGTCTGCAGTATGTTCACCAGGAGTGCATGAAAAAATGGCTGCAGTCAAAGATAAATTCAG GTTCTTCTTTGGAAGCAGTGACAACTTGTGAATTGTGCAAGGAGAAGTTGCATCTTAATCTGGAAGACTTTGACATTCATGAACTCTATAGGGCACATGCAAATGAACAA GCAGACTATGAATTTATCAGCTCTGGTCTCTACCTTGTAGTGTTGTTACACTTATGCGAGCAGCGCTTTTCTGATATGTTAGGAACTGCAATTGAGGCCAGCACACGTGTCAGA CTTCTGAAGATGACTCTGAAGACTGATGCTGGAAGAACTTTCTTACTGCAAGAAACAAATGGAattgctgcagaaatgctgaagtGGCAAGAACAACatcaatatgcatttttttattcctctccTTAG
- the MARCHF7 gene encoding E3 ubiquitin-protein ligase MARCHF7 isoform X1 → MIGMSLYRIQRMESKPSRIPRRISVQASSSPVGSRTGNSLSGAYSTRESSWRLESGYQESSLLNSSSRDWRFGERDTHETPWKLTASSPTRYSGTLDHPHSGRFLGSRSRLSTSSSSHFTSGCYGESERTQGAYSRLHSQQQDSDSKRPKLSCTSTSSVRSNGLTAFSDSSWRYSRIPRSSSVMLGSLGTDLVRERTQLERRTDLSVNNLVDPSYGNSDFSPSAYIQDRPASSYAEGARPKENSLSTLRLNATMNHQLPSDHQPSFFNRDSNMSSSRSSYSSRQRRNELESPQRSVQPAFSLTAARDEIPSSSGSERILSSQRSLNESAADSEGRRTTRQLLSRLASSMSSTFFSRRSSQDPLHARSLGSEESTVVPGIQATALSSSNGAATPEVTGLQSSEASQGFSFLGRRWGLSGVSQNRNSDSDGESYRPDNESRSTGSWLSSSLRNRCTPLFTRRRREGRDESARISTPDTTARSQHFFRRRESGEETSLEASDNPPRASVSRPMPAVSVISTATASPPDSAPSGRSSGILPASLFRFAVPPTLGSSLSDNLMITVDIIPSGWNQSDGQESGKSKIPPSRDPERLQKIKESLLLEDSEDEEGDLCRICQMSSASSDNLLIEPCKCTGSLQYVHQECMKKWLQSKINSGSSLEAVTTCELCKEKLHLNLEDFDIHELYRAHANEQADYEFISSGLYLVVLLHLCEQRFSDMLGTAIEASTRVRFINLARTLQAHMEDIETSEDDSED, encoded by the exons ATGATCGGTATGTCTTTGTACAGGATACAAAGAATGGAGTCAAAACCCTCAAGAATTCCTCGCAGGATATCTGTTCAGGCTTCCAGCTCTCCTGTAGGATCTAGAACTGGAAACAGTTTATCTGGTGCATATAGTACAAGAGAATCTTCATGGAGATTAGAATCTGGATACCAG GAATCCAGTTTATTGAATAGTTCCAGTAGAGACTGGAGATTTGGAGAAAGGGACACCCATGAAACTCCTTGGAAACTTACAGCATCGTCTCCAACTCGCTACTCAGGGACACTTGATCACCCTCATTCTGGAAGATTTTTGGGAAGCAGAAGCAGATTG TCTACATCTTCTTCCTCTCATTTCACATCTGGGTGTTATGGTGAGTCTGAGAGAACTCAGGGAGCATATTCAAGACTGCATAGCCAGCAGCAAGATAGTGATTCAAAGAGACCTAAACTATCTTGTACATCTACCTCTTCTGTGAGAAGTAATGGCTTGACTGCCTTTTCAG aTTCCTCATGGAGATACAGTAGGATTCCTAGATCTTCATCAGTAATGCTTGGCTCCCTTGGAACTGATCTGGTGAGAGAGCGAACACAGTTAGAAAGAAGAACAGATCTGTCTGTTAATAACCTGGTGGATCCCAGCTACGGGAACAGTGATTTTTCACCTTCAGCAT ATATTCAAGACAGGCCTGCCTCTTCATATGCAGAGGGAGCAAGACCAAAAGAGAACTCATTAAGCACTTTGAGGCTGAATGCAACCATGAACCACCAGTTGCCTTCTGATCATCAGCCATCTTTTTTCAACAGAGACTCTAACATGAGCTCTTCAAGATCCAGCTATTCTTCAAGACAAAGGAGAAATGAATTGGAATCTCCCCAGAGGAGTGTGCAGCCAGCATTTTCTCTTACTGCTGCTAGAGATGAAATCCCTTCCTCAAGTGGTTCTGAAAGGATTTTATCTTCTCAGAGGTCATTGAATGAGTCTGCAGCTGACAGTGAAGGGAGGCGCACAACCAGACAGCTGCTGTCTCGTTTAGCATCTAGTATGTCATCTACATTTTTCTCTCGAAGGTCTAGCCAAGACCCATTGCATGCAAGGTCATTAGGCTCTGAAGAGTCAACAGTGGTCCCAGGAAttcaagctactgctctgtcaaGTAGTAATGGAGCTGCAACTCCAGAAGTTACAGGACTTCAGTCATCTGAAGCTTCTCAGGGGTTCAGTTTTCTTGGACGAAGATGGGGTTTATCAGGAGTTTCACAGAATCGCAACTCTGATTCTGATGGGGAAAGTTACAGACCAGACAATGAAAGTAGAAGCACGGGATCCTGGTTGTCATCCTCTTTGAGGAACAGATGTACACCTCTCTTTAccagaagaagaagagaaggaagagatgaATCTGCAAGGATCTCTACCCCTGATACAACTGCTAGATCACAACATTTCTTCAGAAGGAGAGAGTCAGGTGAGGAGACCTCTCTTGAAGCATCAGATAACCCTCCTCGGGCTTCTGTTAGCAGACCAATGCCTGCAGTGTCTGTTATTTCTACAGCTACTGCCTCCCCACCAGATTCAGCCCCCAGTGGAAGAAGTTCGGGAATTCTGCCTGCTTCTCTCTTTCGCTTTGCAGTGCCTCCAACATTAGGAAGCAGTCTGTCTGACAATCTTATGATAACTGTAGATATTATTCCCTCTGGCTGGAATCAGTCTGATGGACAAGAAAGTGGCAAGTCTAAAATACCACCTTCAAGAGATCCGGAAAGACTccagaaaattaaagaaag CCTGCTTTTAGAAGATTCTGAAGATGAAGAGGGTGACTTATGCAGAATCTGTCAGATGTCCTCTGCAAGTTCTGACAACCTTTTAATAGAGCCATGCAAATGCACTGGAAGTCTGCAGTATGTTCACCAGGAGTGCATGAAAAAATGGCTGCAGTCAAAGATAAATTCAG GTTCTTCTTTGGAAGCAGTGACAACTTGTGAATTGTGCAAGGAGAAGTTGCATCTTAATCTGGAAGACTTTGACATTCATGAACTCTATAGGGCACATGCAAATGAACAA GCAGACTATGAATTTATCAGCTCTGGTCTCTACCTTGTAGTGTTGTTACACTTATGCGAGCAGCGCTTTTCTGATATGTTAGGAACTGCAATTGAGGCCAGCACACGTGTCAGA TTTATTAACCTTGCAAGAACTCTTCAGGCACATATGGAAGATATTGAAA CTTCTGAAGATGACTCTGAAGACTGA